A window of the Listeria swaminathanii genome harbors these coding sequences:
- a CDS encoding S66 family peptidase encodes MIPAKLKQGDEIRIIAPSRSIGIMAENQVEIAVKRLTDMGFKVTFGEHVAEMDCMMSSSIRSRVADIHEAFNDSNVKAILTVIGGFNSNQLLPYLDYDLISENPKILCGFSDITALATAIYTQTELITYSGAHFSSFSMEKGLDYVLESFSDCLLQKEPFTLKESAAWSDDDWYLDQENRNFIPNDGLVVMQPGEAEGTIIGGNLCTLNLLQGTEYMPNLAGAILFIEDDFMTVPETFDRDLESLLSQPGADEIQGLVIGRFQQKTAMTAEKLAYIIETKTALQKIPVISGADFGHTQPIATFPIGGTARIDTNHIDKIQIIRH; translated from the coding sequence ATGATTCCAGCAAAGTTAAAACAAGGCGATGAAATCCGTATTATTGCACCAAGTCGTTCTATCGGCATCATGGCTGAGAATCAAGTCGAGATTGCAGTTAAGCGCCTAACTGACATGGGTTTTAAAGTCACTTTTGGCGAACACGTAGCAGAAATGGATTGTATGATGAGCTCTAGCATTCGCTCGCGAGTAGCTGATATCCACGAAGCCTTCAATGATTCCAATGTAAAAGCGATTTTAACCGTTATCGGCGGTTTTAATAGCAATCAATTGTTACCATATTTAGATTATGATTTAATTTCGGAAAACCCTAAAATTTTATGCGGTTTTTCAGATATTACGGCACTCGCAACAGCCATTTACACACAAACCGAACTGATTACTTATTCCGGTGCGCATTTTTCTAGTTTTTCAATGGAAAAAGGTCTGGACTATGTACTTGAATCATTTAGTGATTGTTTATTACAAAAAGAGCCATTCACACTTAAAGAAAGTGCGGCATGGAGTGATGATGACTGGTATTTGGATCAAGAGAATCGAAATTTCATCCCGAATGACGGATTAGTTGTTATGCAACCGGGAGAGGCAGAAGGGACTATTATTGGCGGGAACTTATGCACGCTTAATTTACTGCAAGGAACCGAATATATGCCGAATTTGGCGGGTGCGATCTTGTTTATTGAAGACGATTTTATGACTGTTCCAGAAACATTTGACCGTGATTTGGAATCGCTACTTAGCCAACCGGGTGCAGATGAGATTCAAGGGCTGGTAATCGGTCGTTTCCAACAGAAAACAGCAATGACGGCGGAGAAATTAGCTTATATCATTGAAACGAAGACGGCTTTACAAAAAATCCCTGTTATATCTGGCGCGGATTTTGGACATACACAGCCAATTGCGACTTTCCCAATTGGTGGAACCGCAAGAATTGATACAAATCATATCGATAAAATTCAAATTATTAGACATTAA
- a CDS encoding DNA-3-methyladenine glycosylase I: protein MPEELRCPWSINDPFELEYHDKEWCVPSKDDTYLFEMLNLEGAQAGLSWRLILHKRKAYQEAFFHFDIDKCALLTDDELATIVEEAAIVKNRLKVKAVRTNALATQRVQAEFGSFANYIWGFTNGERIINEWHGMGEVPASTELSEKVSKDLKKRGFKFVGPVIIYSYLQAIGILDDHLRSCPFHTLNREGTK from the coding sequence TTGCCTGAAGAATTACGTTGCCCATGGTCGATTAATGATCCGTTTGAACTAGAATATCATGATAAAGAATGGTGTGTCCCGAGTAAAGACGACACATATTTATTTGAGATGCTTAATTTAGAAGGAGCGCAAGCCGGGCTCTCATGGAGATTGATTTTACATAAAAGAAAAGCCTATCAAGAAGCTTTTTTTCACTTTGATATTGATAAATGCGCATTGCTGACGGATGATGAGTTAGCGACAATTGTTGAGGAAGCGGCAATTGTGAAGAACCGTCTAAAAGTAAAAGCAGTTCGTACCAACGCGCTAGCTACACAAAGAGTCCAAGCTGAATTTGGATCATTTGCTAACTACATTTGGGGTTTTACAAATGGAGAGCGAATTATTAACGAATGGCATGGAATGGGAGAAGTCCCAGCTAGCACAGAGTTATCCGAAAAAGTCAGTAAAGATTTAAAGAAACGCGGTTTTAAATTTGTTGGACCCGTAATCATTTATTCTTATTTACAAGCGATTGGTATTCTTGATGATCATTTGCGCTCGTGCCCATTCCATACGCTTAATAGGGAGGGGACGAAATGA
- the acnA gene encoding aconitate hydratase AcnA has product MTNWKEKSKASFQLNDKTYHYYKLKTLEEDKLTNIEKLPYSVRVLLESVLRQADGRVIKDSHVEDLAHWSKDGNEGEVPFKPARVILQDFTGVPAVVDLASLRKAMADLGGDPEKINPEIPVDLVVDHSVQVDSYANPEALKINMDLEFKRNMERYQFLNWAQKAFDNYRAVPPATGIVHQVNLEYLANVVIANEVADGEFVAFPDSLVGTDSHTTMINGIGVLGWGVGGIEAEAGMLGQPSYFPIPEVIGVKLIGALPNGATATDFALKVTQVLREQKVVGKFVEFFGPGVATLPLADRATVANMAPEYGATCGFFPVDKEALNYLKLTGRDKEQIELVEAYLEANDLFFTPEKVEPNYTQTVEIDLSAIEPNLAGPKRPQDLIPLSKMKETFRESITAKAGNQGFGLDKSALDKEVTVTFGNGDQSTMKTGSVAIAAITSCTNTSNPYVMLSAGLVAKKAVEKDLEVPKFVKTSLAPGSKVVTGYLEKAGLLPYLEKLGFDLVGYGCTTCIGNSGPLKEEIEEAIQDSDLLVSAVLSGNRNFEGRIHALVKANFLASPPLVVAYALAGTTNVDMLTEPIGRGNNGEEVFLDDIWPSSEEVKALVEETVTPELFREQYAHVFDENEAWNAIETTEDALYKWDENSTYIANPPFFDNLAKEAGKVEALSGLRVIGKFGDSVTTDHISPAGAIGKDTPAGKFLQEEGVAIRDFNSYGSRRGHHDVMMRGTFANIRIKNQIAPGTEGGYTTYWPTGEVMSIYDASRKYIENNTGLVILAGDDYGMGSSRDWAAKGTNLLGIKTVIAKSYERIHRSNLVMMGVLPLQFQPGEDAETLGLTGSESLQVEIGEDVAPRDLVKVTAVREDGSSITFDALARFDSEVEIDYYRHGGILPMVLRGKLK; this is encoded by the coding sequence ATGACTAATTGGAAAGAAAAATCAAAAGCATCATTTCAACTGAACGACAAAACGTATCATTACTACAAACTTAAAACCTTAGAAGAGGACAAGCTTACAAACATCGAGAAACTACCTTATTCTGTACGTGTTTTACTGGAATCTGTATTAAGACAAGCAGATGGTCGCGTCATTAAGGATTCACACGTGGAAGACTTAGCCCACTGGTCAAAAGATGGCAATGAAGGCGAAGTACCATTCAAACCAGCGCGCGTTATTCTACAAGATTTCACAGGAGTTCCAGCAGTCGTTGATTTAGCTTCTTTACGTAAAGCAATGGCGGACCTTGGCGGCGATCCAGAAAAAATCAATCCAGAAATTCCGGTTGATTTGGTTGTCGATCACTCGGTACAAGTTGATAGCTATGCGAATCCAGAGGCACTTAAAATCAATATGGACCTTGAATTCAAACGCAACATGGAACGTTATCAGTTTTTAAATTGGGCACAAAAAGCATTTGATAACTATCGTGCCGTTCCACCTGCAACAGGTATCGTTCACCAAGTTAACTTAGAGTATTTAGCAAACGTCGTAATTGCGAATGAAGTAGCAGACGGCGAATTTGTAGCGTTCCCGGATTCCCTTGTTGGAACAGATAGCCATACAACGATGATTAACGGTATTGGCGTTTTAGGTTGGGGCGTTGGCGGTATCGAAGCAGAAGCTGGCATGCTCGGTCAACCTTCTTACTTCCCAATTCCAGAAGTTATCGGCGTAAAATTAATCGGCGCTTTGCCAAACGGAGCTACAGCAACCGATTTTGCACTAAAAGTAACTCAAGTTTTACGGGAACAAAAAGTAGTAGGGAAATTTGTTGAATTCTTCGGCCCAGGTGTTGCGACATTGCCACTTGCTGACCGCGCAACCGTTGCGAACATGGCTCCAGAATACGGCGCAACTTGCGGATTTTTCCCAGTCGACAAAGAAGCGCTTAACTACTTAAAACTTACTGGCCGTGACAAAGAACAAATCGAATTAGTAGAAGCTTATCTAGAAGCGAACGATTTATTCTTCACACCAGAAAAAGTAGAACCAAACTACACGCAAACAGTGGAAATCGATCTTTCTGCGATTGAACCAAATTTAGCGGGACCAAAACGTCCACAAGATTTGATTCCACTTTCGAAAATGAAAGAAACATTCCGTGAATCCATTACTGCAAAAGCCGGGAACCAAGGATTCGGACTAGATAAATCAGCCTTAGACAAAGAAGTAACCGTTACATTTGGCAATGGCGATCAATCCACTATGAAAACTGGTTCGGTTGCAATCGCGGCTATCACTAGTTGTACCAATACATCTAACCCATATGTCATGCTAAGCGCCGGTTTAGTCGCTAAAAAAGCAGTCGAAAAAGACTTAGAAGTACCAAAATTCGTAAAAACCTCCTTAGCTCCCGGTTCCAAAGTTGTAACAGGCTACTTGGAAAAAGCTGGCTTACTTCCATATTTAGAAAAACTAGGATTTGACTTAGTTGGTTATGGTTGTACGACATGTATCGGTAACTCAGGTCCATTAAAAGAAGAAATTGAAGAAGCTATTCAAGATAGCGATTTGCTCGTTTCCGCCGTATTAAGTGGTAACCGTAACTTTGAAGGCCGTATTCATGCACTTGTGAAAGCAAACTTCTTAGCTTCACCACCGCTTGTCGTAGCCTATGCGCTTGCTGGAACAACAAATGTTGATATGCTAACGGAACCAATCGGACGCGGGAATAACGGCGAAGAAGTCTTCTTAGACGATATTTGGCCAAGTTCAGAAGAAGTGAAGGCGCTTGTTGAAGAAACCGTAACGCCAGAACTTTTCCGCGAACAATATGCCCACGTTTTTGATGAAAATGAAGCTTGGAACGCGATTGAAACAACCGAGGATGCTCTATACAAATGGGATGAAAATTCGACGTATATCGCTAATCCGCCATTCTTTGACAATTTAGCAAAAGAAGCTGGCAAAGTAGAAGCATTATCCGGACTTCGCGTTATCGGTAAATTTGGTGACTCCGTTACAACCGACCATATTTCACCAGCTGGAGCAATCGGCAAAGATACGCCAGCCGGGAAATTCCTTCAAGAAGAAGGCGTAGCAATTCGTGATTTCAACTCATACGGCTCTCGTCGTGGTCATCACGATGTTATGATGCGCGGAACATTTGCGAATATCCGTATTAAAAACCAAATCGCACCAGGAACAGAAGGCGGCTATACGACTTACTGGCCAACTGGCGAAGTAATGTCGATTTACGATGCTTCTAGAAAATATATCGAAAATAACACTGGCTTAGTCATTCTTGCTGGCGACGATTACGGAATGGGTTCCTCACGTGACTGGGCTGCCAAAGGAACGAACTTACTAGGAATTAAAACAGTTATCGCAAAAAGCTACGAACGGATTCATCGTTCTAACCTTGTAATGATGGGTGTTTTACCACTTCAATTCCAACCAGGCGAAGATGCCGAAACATTAGGCCTAACTGGTTCAGAAAGCTTACAAGTCGAAATCGGTGAAGATGTAGCGCCAAGAGACCTCGTAAAAGTAACCGCTGTTCGTGAAGACGGCTCAAGCATTACTTTCGATGCACTTGCACGCTTTGACTCAGAAGTAGAAATTGATTATTACCGTCATGGCGGGATTTTACCAATGGTCCTACGTGGCAAATTGAAATAA
- a CDS encoding STAS domain-containing protein produces MQIKQFLIERRSMLVNMFYENYYIKTDEYKLRLSGGEDEASIRSLSTASCGMIIDVITDVKERDFETIGKRRFNDKTDIRKIHQHMSEIDKFIITSLLKWKETEDVFYTDADIIHFMLEIKDILASIQQQLLEGFMQENRNQVAAQRKEIIQLSTRIIPITDSIGVLPIVGSLDDDRGYFMKEKAVESADKLNLDTIVIDFSSAVLKDDFATKHMEDMIQSFKLIGLVPILSGMQPSFAQRTIQVGSNISKLESYGSLEQALTNLV; encoded by the coding sequence ATGCAGATTAAGCAATTTTTAATAGAGCGTCGTTCGATGTTAGTTAATATGTTTTATGAAAATTATTATATTAAAACGGACGAATATAAATTAAGACTTAGTGGTGGCGAGGATGAAGCATCTATTCGTTCACTAAGTACTGCGTCATGCGGCATGATTATTGATGTCATTACTGATGTAAAAGAACGCGATTTCGAAACCATTGGCAAAAGACGCTTCAATGATAAAACAGATATTAGAAAAATTCATCAACATATGAGCGAAATTGATAAATTTATCATCACGAGCTTACTCAAATGGAAAGAAACAGAAGACGTTTTTTATACAGATGCAGATATTATCCATTTTATGTTAGAGATAAAAGATATTCTTGCATCGATTCAACAACAGCTGTTAGAAGGTTTTATGCAAGAAAATAGAAATCAAGTTGCCGCTCAGCGAAAGGAAATCATTCAATTATCAACGCGAATTATTCCAATCACTGATTCTATCGGTGTCTTGCCAATTGTCGGCAGTTTGGATGATGATAGAGGCTACTTTATGAAAGAAAAAGCTGTCGAGTCTGCGGATAAGTTGAATTTAGACACGATTGTTATCGATTTTTCTAGCGCGGTGTTAAAAGATGATTTTGCAACGAAGCACATGGAAGATATGATTCAATCTTTTAAACTAATCGGCTTAGTACCAATACTTTCCGGCATGCAACCAAGCTTTGCGCAGCGCACGATTCAAGTTGGATCAAACATTTCTAAACTCGAATCATATGGCTCGCTAGAACAAGCATTAACCAATTTAGTTTAA
- a CDS encoding general stress protein, giving the protein MKKWEVFAVQNVAAAEEIIDKLVSEGYEKEDISVLAKSKHNKNLETLAEQENIEIERPVNEEAFGIISGILQSLSGAIVIPQAYNPKYGALYAAGPFAKWFSKTDDKSVKKLLEDFDLTDEQVNKMIENLHAENILIFAR; this is encoded by the coding sequence ATGAAAAAGTGGGAAGTATTCGCAGTTCAAAATGTCGCGGCAGCAGAGGAAATCATCGATAAATTAGTAAGTGAGGGCTATGAAAAAGAAGATATTTCCGTTCTAGCTAAATCTAAACACAACAAAAACCTAGAAACATTAGCAGAACAAGAAAACATCGAAATCGAACGTCCGGTTAACGAAGAAGCATTCGGTATTATTTCTGGAATTCTGCAATCCCTAAGTGGCGCTATTGTTATTCCACAAGCCTACAATCCTAAATACGGCGCTTTATACGCAGCTGGTCCTTTTGCCAAATGGTTCTCCAAAACAGACGATAAATCTGTCAAAAAATTACTAGAAGACTTTGACTTAACAGACGAACAAGTAAATAAAATGATTGAAAATCTACATGCAGAAAACATCTTAATTTTTGCGAGATAA
- a CDS encoding DEAD/DEAH box helicase, protein MEHFTAIQNKMIPYSVKQAGKKLMEDGEIIQFREKDASDHFSTYFIDQNVVEDAGNENYACSCADFQLNAICKHIYATHLKMEKEKQKAAKQDFKNRILTQESNTLLSLFQQNMAQQFEVEDDNTNKTPLQTQYIIRLKPDDASYIMTIEVKVGTDRTYVVKNMNTFLAAIRDRQWLVFTKNFAYDPNEHFFAEEDKQILDKLLQISEIAKMYDTDSFYWSKSYAEEKNLTIPPSMASELLELLTERDTTCIIMKERVEDIKYRGINVRHDNLDFIFELKKSADDKYQLELDDLQQAIFFEAYQLLFFDGTFFIPAKEVWESLKPLIEFHKVTKNEVVQFTESQLSEVISYVLPALQKSGKLKLDDSIEDRITQQPLDCKLFIALEYGEHTLRLEYHYGNQLFDPFATTEEENEKIMIRDVEKEARVMNIIESAAVHFSGTKMVVNKQEKDLYQFYYRTIPKLAEYAEIYMEDGLEEMVEENVRPVTTLDVSSDNDYLSVSFDFKGIPEEEVQSVLESLREKRSYHRLKSGRFLSLESENYKQMEDVLQMLEVRKKDVQANMQVPLYRGMQIYDILGAGTQDEHHKFSRSFRELLTDITTQSEDNFTLPKNLNAELRDYQLTGFEWMKSLAKYNLGGILADDMGLGKTVQTISFLASELEDNPNLKPVLIITPASLLYNWQSELEKFAPAIPVTVLHGTKQSRMAEMEEMKRGHVYLISYPSLRQDIVNFADVAFSSVIIDESQAIKNYHTKASQAVRALKRNHVFALSGTPLENSIDELWAIFQTLMPGFFPSLRKFKEIPYDNIAKMIRPFLLRRLKQDVVKELPDKIETNLYSELTDEQKTIYLAYLEKIQADLEASNGNAGEERIKLLAGLTRLRQICCDPSLFVENYQGESGKLLQLFDTIQTARENGKRILIFSQFTGMLAIIRRKLEEEGQTLFYMDGKTPAKTRLDMVNAFNEGENDIFLISLKAGGTGLNLVGADTVILYDLWWNPAVEEQATGRAHRIGQKRVVQVFRMITKGTIEERIFDLQKKKQALVDELIQPGEQMLGKLSTEEIKQILQLDNGRDDK, encoded by the coding sequence ATGGAGCACTTTACAGCAATTCAAAATAAAATGATTCCATATAGTGTGAAGCAGGCTGGAAAGAAACTGATGGAAGACGGAGAAATTATTCAGTTTCGTGAAAAGGATGCCTCAGACCATTTTTCAACGTATTTTATTGATCAAAATGTCGTGGAAGATGCTGGCAATGAAAATTATGCGTGTAGTTGCGCCGATTTTCAATTGAATGCTATTTGTAAACATATCTACGCAACTCATTTGAAAATGGAAAAAGAAAAGCAGAAAGCGGCCAAACAAGATTTTAAAAATCGCATTCTCACGCAAGAATCAAATACACTTCTTTCCCTTTTTCAACAAAATATGGCGCAACAATTTGAAGTGGAAGACGACAATACGAATAAAACGCCACTTCAAACTCAATATATTATTCGCTTAAAACCAGATGATGCGAGTTATATTATGACGATTGAAGTGAAAGTAGGGACTGACCGGACCTATGTTGTCAAAAACATGAATACATTTTTAGCCGCAATTCGCGATCGCCAGTGGCTCGTATTTACCAAGAATTTCGCTTATGATCCAAATGAGCATTTCTTTGCCGAAGAAGACAAACAAATTCTTGATAAACTGCTGCAAATCAGTGAAATTGCCAAAATGTATGATACAGATTCTTTCTATTGGTCCAAATCTTACGCGGAAGAGAAAAACCTCACCATTCCACCGAGCATGGCGAGCGAGTTATTAGAACTTCTCACTGAACGCGATACGACTTGCATTATTATGAAAGAACGCGTGGAAGATATTAAATACCGCGGTATCAACGTCCGTCATGACAACCTTGATTTCATTTTTGAACTCAAAAAAAGCGCCGATGACAAATACCAACTAGAATTGGATGACTTGCAACAAGCAATCTTTTTTGAAGCTTATCAATTACTGTTTTTTGACGGAACTTTTTTCATTCCTGCAAAAGAAGTGTGGGAATCGTTAAAACCGTTAATCGAATTTCATAAAGTGACGAAAAATGAAGTGGTGCAATTTACAGAATCTCAATTAAGTGAAGTTATTTCCTACGTTTTACCAGCTTTACAGAAAAGCGGGAAATTAAAACTGGATGACTCGATTGAGGACCGGATTACGCAGCAACCACTTGATTGCAAATTATTTATTGCACTCGAATACGGCGAGCATACGTTGCGCCTAGAATATCACTATGGCAATCAATTATTTGATCCGTTTGCGACAACCGAAGAAGAAAACGAAAAAATCATGATTCGCGATGTCGAAAAAGAAGCCCGGGTGATGAACATTATCGAAAGCGCAGCCGTTCATTTTTCCGGAACAAAAATGGTAGTCAATAAACAAGAAAAAGATCTCTATCAATTTTACTATCGCACCATTCCAAAACTTGCCGAGTACGCAGAGATTTATATGGAAGACGGCCTAGAAGAAATGGTAGAAGAGAACGTCCGCCCAGTGACAACACTTGATGTTTCAAGCGATAACGATTATCTTTCTGTATCATTTGATTTCAAAGGCATTCCAGAAGAAGAGGTCCAAAGTGTCCTTGAATCCTTGCGAGAAAAACGGAGCTATCATCGCCTTAAAAGTGGTCGGTTCCTATCACTCGAATCAGAAAACTATAAGCAAATGGAAGACGTACTACAAATGCTCGAAGTACGTAAAAAAGATGTCCAAGCGAATATGCAAGTGCCGCTTTATCGTGGTATGCAAATTTATGATATTTTAGGAGCGGGGACTCAAGACGAGCATCATAAATTCAGCCGCTCTTTCCGGGAATTGCTAACAGATATCACAACTCAATCAGAAGACAATTTTACTTTGCCAAAAAATTTAAATGCAGAGTTGCGTGATTATCAACTAACTGGTTTTGAATGGATGAAATCACTCGCGAAATATAATCTAGGTGGCATTTTGGCGGATGATATGGGGCTTGGGAAAACCGTGCAAACGATTAGTTTCCTGGCATCGGAATTAGAAGATAATCCGAACTTAAAACCTGTCTTAATTATTACGCCAGCTTCACTGCTTTATAACTGGCAAAGCGAACTAGAGAAATTTGCGCCAGCGATTCCAGTGACCGTTTTACATGGAACGAAACAATCCCGTATGGCGGAAATGGAAGAGATGAAGCGAGGCCACGTTTATTTAATATCGTATCCATCATTACGCCAAGATATCGTGAATTTTGCAGATGTCGCTTTTTCGAGCGTTATCATCGACGAATCGCAAGCCATTAAGAACTACCACACGAAAGCATCACAGGCAGTGCGCGCCCTGAAACGCAACCATGTTTTTGCACTCAGTGGAACGCCACTTGAAAATAGCATCGATGAACTATGGGCAATTTTCCAAACATTAATGCCAGGATTTTTCCCATCGTTACGTAAATTCAAAGAAATTCCTTACGACAATATCGCCAAAATGATTCGTCCGTTCTTGTTACGCAGACTAAAACAAGACGTAGTAAAAGAACTACCAGACAAAATCGAAACAAACCTGTATTCTGAATTGACCGATGAACAAAAAACAATTTACCTAGCTTATTTAGAAAAAATTCAAGCTGATTTGGAAGCGAGTAATGGTAATGCCGGGGAAGAACGAATCAAATTACTGGCGGGATTAACCCGTTTACGCCAAATTTGTTGTGACCCGAGCTTATTTGTGGAAAATTATCAAGGTGAATCTGGTAAATTACTACAGTTATTTGATACAATACAGACAGCAAGAGAAAACGGTAAACGGATTCTGATTTTCTCCCAATTCACGGGTATGCTTGCGATTATTCGCCGGAAATTAGAAGAAGAAGGGCAAACGCTTTTCTATATGGACGGCAAAACACCTGCGAAAACAAGACTAGATATGGTTAACGCTTTTAACGAAGGAGAGAACGACATTTTCTTAATCTCTCTAAAAGCTGGCGGAACTGGACTCAATCTTGTTGGGGCAGATACCGTGATTTTATATGACTTATGGTGGAATCCGGCTGTTGAAGAACAAGCTACCGGACGTGCCCACCGAATCGGTCAAAAACGTGTCGTCCAAGTGTTTCGGATGATTACGAAGGGAACGATTGAAGAACGAATTTTTGATTTACAAAAGAAAAAACAAGCGCTAGTGGATGAACTTATCCAGCCAGGGGAACAAATGCTAGGAAAATTAAGCACAGAAGAAATTAAACAAATATTACAATTGGATAATGGAAGGGATGACAAATAA